From the genome of Pelobacter propionicus DSM 2379, one region includes:
- a CDS encoding alpha/beta hydrolase family protein, with amino-acid sequence MSQLSELSKQSDLAFATYAVFDGTNTNRDALKKAGMTETQATIFLSKYKIIAQCPEDITGSSATVFEEISTGKRYLAVRGTESVGDLIVDGILALGFPSYCNPQFTRLCGQVSQWLANGTLSSGFSVTGHSLGGYLAVAIGTWFSGQANGVYTYNAPGLGSLVGNALDAFRAAFGLSNLTLVNGITNVRGTAGISLISGIGTQLSPPLCVETESSLNPVANHSIVGLTDSLAIANLFSKLDPSIDLATVNTILQSVSNTSGSTLEAALDSIRKLLGQTDTTPNNNRIQFYTNIYTLQNNSTFTALQGNVTIISLENKTVDTIINAASANNVANGIPQAYRYALKMLNPFIVAGADYSQFNLNGELDLYDQATGKGLSESWISDRAQMLSWMIQANTQDISTLPAITGDGLATIYSDWTSGKEVILRNDPIQSQHKVIFGRDSDQRDLIMGDNFSDRLYGGGGDDIIVGGKGDDYLEGGAGNDSYFINTGDGTDTIEDKQGDNTFFVNGNI; translated from the coding sequence ATGAGCCAACTAAGTGAACTGTCAAAACAATCCGATCTCGCTTTTGCTACATATGCTGTATTTGATGGGACTAATACCAATAGAGATGCCCTCAAAAAAGCTGGCATGACGGAAACCCAAGCCACAATTTTTCTCAGTAAATACAAGATAATTGCCCAATGTCCCGAAGACATAACAGGTTCTTCAGCCACAGTCTTTGAGGAGATCTCGACAGGCAAACGTTATCTTGCAGTCCGTGGCACAGAAAGTGTTGGGGACTTGATTGTTGACGGAATCCTGGCGCTGGGTTTTCCTTCCTATTGCAATCCGCAGTTCACAAGACTATGCGGCCAAGTCAGTCAGTGGCTTGCTAATGGCACGTTATCATCAGGTTTTAGCGTCACAGGGCATTCATTGGGTGGATATCTGGCAGTTGCAATAGGTACCTGGTTTAGTGGGCAAGCAAACGGCGTTTACACCTACAATGCCCCCGGGTTAGGCAGTTTAGTTGGTAATGCACTCGATGCCTTCCGTGCAGCATTTGGTTTGTCGAATCTCACTCTTGTAAACGGCATTACCAATGTCCGCGGTACGGCAGGTATTTCGCTCATTTCCGGGATAGGTACTCAACTCTCGCCACCTCTCTGTGTAGAAACAGAATCAAGCCTTAACCCGGTTGCTAACCATAGTATAGTAGGATTGACTGATTCCCTTGCGATTGCCAATTTATTCAGCAAGTTGGACCCCAGTATAGATTTGGCTACAGTCAACACCATTTTGCAAAGTGTGAGCAATACTAGTGGCTCCACTCTTGAGGCAGCGCTTGACTCTATACGCAAACTGCTTGGTCAAACCGATACTACGCCCAATAATAACCGTATTCAGTTCTACACCAATATCTATACCCTGCAAAATAATTCAACTTTCACAGCCCTCCAAGGCAACGTCACAATAATCTCTTTAGAAAACAAAACAGTAGATACCATAATAAACGCCGCCTCTGCCAACAATGTAGCCAATGGCATTCCTCAAGCTTACCGCTACGCACTGAAAATGCTGAATCCTTTTATAGTAGCAGGCGCAGACTACAGCCAGTTCAATCTCAATGGAGAACTTGATCTTTACGATCAGGCCACTGGCAAAGGACTATCTGAATCCTGGATATCTGACCGCGCACAGATGCTTTCCTGGATGATACAGGCCAACACACAGGATATATCTACACTTCCTGCAATTACCGGTGATGGCCTCGCCACCATATACTCCGACTGGACTAGCGGCAAGGAAGTCATTTTGCGGAACGATCCTATTCAATCCCAACATAAAGTCATATTTGGCCGCGATAGCGACCAACGTGATCTCATTATGGGCGATAACTTCTCGGATCGATTGTACGGTGGAGGTGGCGATGACATAATTGTCGGTGGAAAAGGTGATGACTATCTGGAAGGTGGTGCTGGTAACGACTCCTACTTTATTAATACCGGAGATGGCACAGACACCATTGAAGACAAACAGGGCGACAACACATTCTTCGTCAACGGAAACATCTGA
- a CDS encoding phage integrase N-terminal domain-containing protein — translation MGKDWSVGKGTREAKLQTIQRFAEFVQQKFGLERIENLKPGHVQAYADNLREQNISARTGANYMAYVRDLCQAIGKGGIVAKDNATYGFGGVPRQNPLNVNHDKIADIQLQLDEKAANGDRISMMMSASAVMRDAFGLRQEEALLTPAKVTVRDGKQYLQVLGAKGGRPRELEIRTQAQRSALARVAETAKVLSNANGRPIPPEYNLKDAMKAESKEWHRLGGTRAVKANMHAQRRLAEGATKTQINRELGHGNHRSLGSYAKS, via the coding sequence GTGGGGAAGGATTGGAGTGTGGGTAAGGGAACGCGCGAGGCCAAGCTGCAGACCATCCAGCGGTTTGCTGAATTCGTGCAGCAGAAGTTCGGTCTTGAGCGCATCGAGAACCTGAAGCCGGGCCACGTCCAGGCATACGCCGACAACCTCCGCGAGCAGAACATCTCTGCCCGCACCGGGGCGAACTACATGGCGTATGTCCGCGACCTGTGCCAGGCCATCGGAAAGGGGGGCATTGTCGCTAAAGACAATGCCACGTATGGTTTCGGCGGTGTTCCCCGCCAGAATCCCCTGAATGTGAACCACGACAAAATCGCTGATATCCAGCTGCAGTTGGACGAAAAAGCGGCCAACGGCGACCGGATCAGCATGATGATGAGCGCCAGCGCCGTCATGCGCGATGCCTTCGGACTGCGGCAGGAAGAGGCGCTCTTGACACCAGCGAAGGTCACGGTCAGGGACGGTAAACAGTATCTCCAGGTGCTGGGTGCAAAAGGCGGCCGTCCCCGCGAACTGGAGATCCGTACCCAGGCGCAGAGGAGCGCCCTGGCTCGGGTTGCGGAAACGGCAAAAGTGCTGAGCAATGCCAACGGTCGCCCCATTCCGCCAGAATACAACTTGAAAGACGCCATGAAGGCCGAGAGCAAGGAATGGCATCGACTGGGTGGAACCCGCGCGGTAAAAGCCAACATGCACGCCCAGCGGCGCTTGGCGGAAGGAGCGACCAAAACCCAAATCAACCGTGAACTCGGCCATGGCAACCACAGGTCGTTGGGCAGTTATGCGAAAAGCTAA
- a CDS encoding helix-turn-helix domain-containing protein, with the protein MSTLPHMITIDEFAQLMRISRSTAYTWIAAGRLEPGRHFLRIDRVVRILWSEELLIHLLAQTKTENKQVPKLVRKGKGGRNRCALNSDYLEH; encoded by the coding sequence GTGTCTACATTGCCGCACATGATTACAATTGACGAGTTTGCGCAGCTGATGCGTATCAGCCGCAGCACGGCCTACACCTGGATCGCGGCGGGACGGCTGGAGCCGGGTCGACATTTCTTGCGCATTGACCGGGTGGTCAGGATCCTCTGGTCAGAGGAACTCCTGATCCATCTGCTTGCCCAGACGAAAACCGAAAACAAGCAAGTACCAAAGCTTGTACGCAAGGGCAAGGGCGGCCGGAACCGCTGCGCCCTGAATTCTGATTACCTGGAGCATTGA
- a CDS encoding Arm DNA-binding domain-containing protein — protein sequence MAGLSAAVDLQLFDKPKNEGRIAKKSGSKKLYLDFHYHGVRIEKSTGLDDTLANRHKAEAMLEKILEMKREGTLEFARLFPGASESEKEFHTRLEKGEYSPTPKAVTFKAYVAKWYATLWVNYPSATKKKDFQSVIDYWLLPFFGDMTFHHITGVTLQEFIATLNHREGKKVGQPLARSTMVNILQIFRTIWTDAVVAHRWMIFDPMMAIKKHLPKKGKKKVEVFRFHEWQELLAGMDANYRPVAKLMVLTGLMASEIAALKPRHIRDGHLYIEESIVRKVEKDDLKTSYRERRIPITGAIGEILDHALKTARRGYLFTMENGSNFSAELFQRRVWVPAMKVSGVSYRKPYSTRHTFAAWALAIDCDRNRLVALMGHASKQMSGGAGFGTVGKGCGI from the coding sequence ATGGCAGGATTATCGGCAGCAGTTGATTTGCAGCTCTTTGACAAACCGAAAAACGAGGGACGCATCGCCAAGAAGAGCGGTTCGAAAAAGCTCTACCTTGATTTCCATTATCATGGCGTTCGCATCGAGAAGAGCACCGGCCTCGATGACACCTTGGCAAACCGCCACAAGGCAGAGGCCATGCTGGAAAAAATTCTTGAGATGAAACGGGAAGGAACACTTGAGTTTGCCAGGCTCTTTCCCGGCGCCAGCGAGTCGGAGAAGGAATTTCACACCCGGCTGGAAAAGGGGGAGTACTCCCCTACCCCGAAGGCGGTCACGTTCAAGGCGTACGTTGCGAAATGGTACGCAACGCTCTGGGTAAACTATCCATCTGCGACGAAAAAGAAGGACTTCCAATCAGTGATCGATTACTGGCTGTTACCGTTCTTCGGTGACATGACCTTCCACCACATCACCGGTGTGACGTTGCAGGAGTTCATAGCCACCTTGAATCACCGGGAGGGGAAAAAAGTCGGGCAGCCCTTGGCCCGGTCAACCATGGTGAACATCCTCCAGATTTTCAGGACGATCTGGACCGATGCGGTGGTTGCGCATCGCTGGATGATCTTCGATCCCATGATGGCCATCAAAAAGCATCTCCCCAAGAAGGGGAAAAAGAAGGTGGAGGTCTTCCGCTTCCATGAGTGGCAGGAGCTTCTCGCCGGCATGGATGCCAATTACCGGCCGGTGGCGAAACTGATGGTCCTGACCGGGCTCATGGCGAGCGAGATAGCCGCTCTCAAGCCACGGCACATCCGGGATGGCCATCTGTACATCGAAGAGTCGATTGTCAGGAAGGTCGAAAAGGATGACTTGAAAACCAGTTACCGGGAAAGGAGGATTCCCATAACCGGGGCAATCGGTGAGATCCTCGACCATGCCCTAAAAACGGCCCGGAGAGGATATCTTTTTACCATGGAGAACGGCAGTAACTTCTCGGCAGAGCTGTTTCAAAGACGGGTATGGGTCCCGGCCATGAAAGTGTCAGGAGTTTCTTACCGCAAGCCCTACTCCACCCGGCACACCTTTGCTGCTTGGGCCTTGGCTATCGACTGCGATCGGAACCGTCTTGTTGCTTTGATGGGACACGCAAGCAAGCAGATGTCAGGAGGCGCTGGCTTTGGCACTGTGGGCAAAGGATGCGGGATATAG
- a CDS encoding helix-turn-helix domain-containing protein, with translation MKLDGFSDRLKLAIGNQSTNSFSKKCELTESLLRKYLSGSSLPGLDKLIAIADAADVEIKWLATGEGEMRRGGVLSDTQRNNNLNKDTCNILEKINSVELYRAIVKTTHEYIKDLELRPAKEEKIIIVLITYLAFSKEIIPETGKFKVDTEEIKKFIRLLCVMEKTVIGTLSDLNLDNMYNILSHIMGLVTENAFHNKIEM, from the coding sequence ATGAAATTAGACGGTTTTTCAGATAGATTGAAGTTGGCAATTGGTAATCAGTCCACCAATTCTTTTTCCAAAAAGTGCGAATTAACGGAAAGCCTTTTGCGCAAATATTTGTCTGGGTCATCGCTTCCGGGGCTTGATAAATTGATAGCCATTGCAGATGCCGCTGATGTTGAAATTAAATGGCTTGCTACTGGTGAAGGGGAAATGAGGAGGGGAGGAGTATTGTCTGATACTCAGAGGAATAATAATCTCAATAAAGATACTTGTAATATTTTAGAAAAAATAAATAGCGTGGAATTATACAGGGCTATTGTTAAAACGACACACGAGTACATCAAGGATTTAGAGCTTAGACCAGCCAAGGAAGAAAAAATAATTATAGTATTAATAACGTACCTTGCTTTTTCTAAAGAAATAATACCTGAAACTGGTAAGTTTAAAGTTGATACCGAGGAAATAAAAAAGTTTATTAGATTGCTATGTGTAATGGAAAAAACCGTTATAGGGACTTTGAGTGACTTAAACCTAGACAATATGTACAATATACTATCTCACATTATGGGCTTGGTTACTGAAAACGCTTTTCACAACAAAATTGAGATGTAA
- a CDS encoding Mu transposase C-terminal domain-containing protein produces the protein MALIKKAIQRGKFESARQVTATQEDGRPLGRGGKIWQINIADPAVPVAIRIKWFDIMLAVPEQPSLPAVAAANLPVVAPKSLTVPDTLELNGKQERIITARFQLLLMLENRGPGKKVMQAAREIIDAINDCADKRLVNIAKVANDRKGTERGLSLRTLMRWWNTYQKTGRKQNALAPVKGDRMPRNDLVEWLRDYAPGTAEHTALPVCVPSWVPYFLDEYRRPQKPSMQEAWRQISRTMPPDIARPSYDQVRRVMKKVPVVHSEKGRRTGAEYNSLLGYVERDASGFAPMSICQIDGHSFKAYVAHPVTGAHFHPEICGVICMTTKVLAGWSAGLAESNQTVGDAYRHACTVNENKPWGGVPAILEADRGAGNMAKVNSDDYIGLFARIGTTFIPPKRGGNPQGHGAIERSNQTIWIRAAKSLVTCTTKDMDRGARRKVYDRLEADLKEVKKAGKLGMVPKTSDLLMSWPEFLEFLDRVALEYNSTPHKALQKIVASLPDNPDGPAVSRHMSPFECWADYVAQGFEPVHPDDVMLHKLFAPHATVTVKRQKFTLNGNSYHSHELDEYHGQQVVVSYDINNAHTVTVFDADENFICEARWNGNRVHARPVPEVEQATMQRHSRRVKNKEKQLDMMNAELDRKTLEIRPLVMELDQATIDYEAREEQKRQAQLAAPKYFKDEHEFYNDVRERQREGLASAYETQWADDKDASYTGRGHVGLFKSDRYCEGRFKPENKLQPMEKAAGATNTSGL, from the coding sequence ATGGCATTAATAAAAAAAGCTATTCAAAGGGGCAAATTCGAATCCGCACGCCAGGTCACGGCTACCCAGGAGGATGGCCGCCCTTTAGGCCGTGGCGGCAAAATCTGGCAGATCAACATTGCCGACCCCGCCGTGCCTGTGGCCATCCGAATCAAGTGGTTCGACATCATGCTTGCAGTGCCGGAACAGCCGTCCCTGCCCGCCGTAGCCGCCGCGAACCTTCCTGTCGTTGCGCCCAAGTCCTTGACCGTTCCGGACACGCTGGAGCTGAACGGCAAACAGGAAAGGATCATCACCGCCCGCTTCCAGCTCCTGCTGATGCTCGAAAACAGAGGGCCGGGCAAGAAGGTCATGCAGGCCGCCCGCGAGATAATCGACGCCATCAACGACTGCGCTGACAAACGACTGGTCAACATCGCCAAGGTGGCCAATGACCGCAAGGGGACAGAGCGCGGCCTGTCGCTGCGCACTCTGATGCGCTGGTGGAATACCTACCAGAAAACCGGCAGGAAACAGAACGCCCTTGCGCCGGTCAAGGGGGATCGGATGCCGCGCAACGATCTTGTTGAATGGCTGCGGGATTACGCGCCCGGTACCGCCGAACATACGGCCTTGCCGGTCTGCGTTCCAAGCTGGGTGCCGTACTTCCTGGACGAATACCGCCGCCCGCAAAAACCTTCCATGCAGGAGGCGTGGCGACAGATCAGTCGCACCATGCCGCCGGACATCGCGCGCCCGTCATACGATCAAGTCCGCCGCGTCATGAAGAAAGTGCCGGTCGTCCATAGCGAGAAGGGCCGCCGGACCGGGGCCGAATACAACAGCCTTCTGGGATACGTGGAGCGTGACGCCTCCGGTTTCGCCCCCATGTCCATCTGCCAGATTGACGGCCACAGCTTCAAGGCCTACGTGGCGCACCCCGTCACCGGGGCGCACTTCCACCCGGAAATCTGCGGCGTGATCTGCATGACGACAAAGGTTCTCGCCGGTTGGTCCGCCGGATTGGCCGAGAGCAACCAAACCGTTGGCGATGCCTACCGCCACGCCTGCACCGTCAACGAGAACAAACCCTGGGGCGGCGTTCCCGCCATCCTGGAAGCAGACCGGGGGGCCGGGAACATGGCCAAGGTGAACAGTGATGACTATATCGGGCTGTTCGCGCGGATCGGCACCACCTTCATCCCGCCGAAGCGAGGCGGCAATCCCCAGGGCCACGGGGCAATCGAACGGAGCAATCAAACCATCTGGATACGGGCGGCCAAGAGCCTTGTAACCTGCACCACAAAGGACATGGATCGGGGCGCCCGGCGCAAGGTGTACGACCGCTTGGAGGCGGACCTGAAAGAGGTCAAAAAAGCCGGAAAACTGGGGATGGTTCCCAAAACCTCGGATTTGCTCATGTCCTGGCCCGAATTCCTGGAATTCCTGGACCGGGTTGCCCTGGAGTACAACAGCACCCCGCACAAGGCCTTGCAGAAGATCGTTGCCTCGCTGCCGGACAACCCGGACGGCCCGGCGGTCAGCCGTCACATGTCCCCTTTCGAATGCTGGGCTGATTACGTGGCGCAAGGGTTTGAGCCGGTCCATCCTGATGACGTGATGCTGCACAAGCTCTTTGCTCCTCATGCCACCGTTACCGTCAAGCGGCAAAAGTTCACCCTGAACGGCAACAGCTATCACTCCCACGAACTGGACGAATACCACGGCCAGCAGGTTGTTGTGTCTTACGACATCAACAATGCGCACACCGTCACCGTGTTCGATGCTGACGAAAACTTCATCTGCGAGGCGCGGTGGAACGGCAACCGGGTTCATGCCCGTCCGGTGCCGGAAGTGGAACAGGCAACCATGCAGCGACACAGCCGCCGCGTGAAGAACAAGGAAAAGCAGCTCGACATGATGAATGCCGAACTCGACCGAAAAACCCTGGAAATCAGGCCGCTGGTCATGGAACTAGACCAGGCAACCATCGATTACGAGGCACGGGAAGAGCAGAAACGACAGGCGCAGTTGGCCGCCCCCAAGTACTTCAAAGACGAGCATGAGTTTTATAACGATGTCAGGGAACGGCAGCGGGAGGGGCTGGCCTCGGCATACGAAACACAGTGGGCCGATGACAAAGACGCCTCATACACAGGCCGGGGGCATGTAGGGCTGTTCAAGTCAGATCGGTATTGCGAAGGGAGGTTTAAACCTGAAAACAAGCTGCAACCAATGGAAAAAGCCGCCGGTGCTACCAACACCAGCGGCCTTTGA
- a CDS encoding AAA family ATPase yields MRHVMATTKNMRKFMQAVDDLLSRPMGTEGMGLLWGAPGEGKSTAVARVCDQFNGIYVRAVGCWTVTSMLGDLCRELGGDRKLRRKDMIEFIVYELKKDNCTPRPIFIDEADYCFRQFDMVDALRDIYDLSGCPVIMIGMEDIAKKIKTNARIARRITQWVEFKGLDLEDVKTVARECCEVEISSDLAIHLHKECNANIGRVIIGLTKIEKQAKTSGLTVMDCAAWGNKPLYYDQPSFSRRSKNGSGEENR; encoded by the coding sequence ATGAGACACGTAATGGCAACAACCAAAAACATGCGCAAGTTCATGCAAGCCGTTGACGATCTCCTTTCCCGACCCATGGGAACGGAAGGGATGGGCTTGCTCTGGGGCGCACCCGGCGAAGGCAAGAGCACGGCGGTTGCCCGTGTGTGCGATCAGTTCAACGGCATCTATGTCCGGGCCGTGGGCTGCTGGACCGTTACCAGCATGCTGGGCGACCTCTGCCGGGAGCTGGGCGGAGACCGCAAATTGAGGCGGAAGGACATGATTGAGTTCATCGTGTACGAGCTGAAAAAGGACAACTGCACCCCGCGTCCCATTTTTATCGACGAGGCTGATTACTGCTTTCGGCAATTTGACATGGTGGACGCCCTGCGGGACATCTACGACCTCTCCGGCTGCCCGGTGATCATGATCGGCATGGAGGATATCGCCAAAAAAATCAAAACGAATGCCCGAATTGCACGCAGAATCACGCAATGGGTTGAGTTCAAGGGGCTTGACCTGGAGGACGTGAAAACAGTTGCCCGCGAATGCTGCGAAGTGGAGATAAGCAGTGATTTGGCCATCCACCTGCACAAGGAATGCAACGCCAACATCGGGCGGGTAATCATCGGCCTGACGAAGATCGAAAAGCAGGCAAAGACAAGCGGTCTGACAGTGATGGATTGCGCCGCCTGGGGGAATAAGCCGCTGTACTACGATCAGCCGTCATTCTCGCGACGGAGTAAAAACGGTAGCGGGGAGGAAAACAGGTAA
- a CDS encoding helix-turn-helix domain-containing protein: MMTRKKRLQLLAEMCLKHGQAEVARRIGKSDSAVSQILSGAYQANPDGILQRVEEVFGTTLVACPVLGSILLGVCAEKRKLPFAATNPRRVQLYAACKDCKERGVL, translated from the coding sequence ATGATGACCAGAAAAAAACGGTTGCAGCTCCTTGCGGAAATGTGCCTCAAGCATGGTCAGGCCGAAGTTGCCCGGCGGATCGGCAAGAGCGACAGTGCCGTGAGTCAGATTCTTTCCGGTGCGTACCAGGCCAACCCGGACGGTATTTTACAAAGGGTTGAAGAGGTCTTTGGAACAACCCTCGTTGCCTGTCCGGTGCTGGGTAGCATCCTCCTGGGAGTGTGCGCCGAAAAGCGAAAGCTGCCCTTCGCGGCGACGAATCCGCGCCGGGTTCAACTCTATGCGGCTTGCAAAGACTGCAAGGAAAGGGGGGTACTGTGA
- a CDS encoding S24 family peptidase, whose amino-acid sequence MNLPGIAKHTGFTHTPPEGRFLRRICESDCMEPHIYSGDVVVIDTEVRNINEGVFMLHFGGSDQFKRLQPVGDNAVNVICDNPHYGNEACASEVLKPLIVGRVVAITRMERTSLFEKLVHQMLNHGEVMA is encoded by the coding sequence ATGAATCTACCGGGAATTGCAAAACATACAGGTTTTACTCACACTCCGCCCGAAGGTCGCTTCTTGCGCCGTATCTGTGAAAGCGACTGCATGGAGCCGCACATCTATAGCGGTGACGTAGTGGTGATAGACACCGAAGTCCGCAACATAAACGAGGGAGTCTTCATGCTCCACTTCGGTGGCTCCGACCAATTCAAACGGTTGCAACCGGTCGGCGACAATGCCGTGAACGTCATCTGCGACAACCCGCACTATGGAAACGAGGCCTGCGCATCCGAAGTGTTGAAGCCCTTGATTGTCGGGCGTGTCGTGGCAATAACCCGCATGGAGCGGACCAGCCTTTTCGAAAAGCTCGTTCACCAGATGCTCAACCATGGGGAGGTGATGGCATGA
- a CDS encoding regulatory protein GemA — MAHAKRTARPITAAQIKRIHTQLHILGVSDENYRAALESRFGVTTCKDLTLAQAKSFIDELQELAHKTDQERYSRERAAARARAEAGTPKRFDELDNRPGMASAAQLRKIEAMWTDISDVPDPAARARALRRFLLRIAKVSDLRFLDDQMAGWVINALNVMKHHKEGGGEEAKPKKAR, encoded by the coding sequence ATGGCACACGCGAAAAGAACGGCAAGGCCGATAACGGCGGCCCAGATCAAACGGATACACACCCAACTTCACATTCTGGGGGTGTCTGACGAAAACTACCGGGCGGCGCTGGAAAGCCGTTTCGGTGTCACCACCTGCAAAGACTTGACCCTGGCACAAGCCAAGTCTTTCATTGATGAACTTCAGGAACTGGCGCACAAAACGGACCAGGAGCGATACAGCCGGGAGCGGGCCGCCGCCCGTGCCAGGGCCGAAGCCGGCACGCCGAAGCGCTTTGACGAACTGGACAACCGCCCCGGCATGGCATCGGCGGCGCAGCTCCGCAAGATCGAGGCAATGTGGACAGACATCAGCGATGTTCCCGACCCGGCGGCCCGTGCCCGCGCCCTGCGGCGCTTCCTTCTGAGGATTGCCAAGGTCTCCGACCTCCGTTTCTTGGACGATCAGATGGCGGGGTGGGTCATCAATGCCTTGAACGTCATGAAACACCACAAGGAGGGTGGCGGGGAAGAAGCGAAGCCGAAAAAAGCCCGCTGA
- a CDS encoding Mor transcription activator family protein, producing MTHGKNGKLVEFLILEAVALLERHGEDAKTARRGADAFVERLRCIIGGIQIYIPSGPCERKVNIREEVNNGESIEDLAKRHGLSMMRIYQIIKTTAGKTAPTKQKGDIQAIVIEVARMLIIHGVRPKDAAQAAGGFISILTARFGQQYVYVSKGMRDKVSEKKRQIISQYRAGTPVSTIAENFGTTSAWVGNIIKEQGEISPRQKRSAMTLSRLKKSILDAAPPYRRGQPNEEVYGLLMTAADAVEQARTIATGKSTSDRKE from the coding sequence TTGACTCATGGAAAAAATGGCAAATTGGTTGAATTTCTCATCCTCGAAGCGGTCGCCCTGCTTGAGCGTCACGGAGAGGATGCAAAAACGGCACGTCGTGGAGCTGATGCTTTTGTGGAGCGGTTGCGGTGCATTATCGGTGGCATTCAGATTTACATACCCTCTGGGCCGTGTGAAAGAAAAGTCAATATCCGAGAAGAGGTTAATAACGGCGAATCCATTGAAGACCTTGCTAAACGGCACGGCCTTTCAATGATGCGGATTTATCAGATCATCAAGACCACTGCCGGGAAAACCGCGCCCACAAAGCAGAAAGGCGACATTCAAGCAATCGTCATTGAGGTTGCCCGGATGCTGATAATTCACGGCGTGAGACCGAAAGACGCAGCCCAAGCGGCAGGCGGTTTCATCTCCATTCTTACCGCGCGTTTTGGACAACAGTACGTATACGTTTCAAAAGGTATGCGTGACAAAGTTTCTGAAAAAAAACGACAAATTATCAGCCAATACCGGGCGGGAACGCCAGTCAGCACAATCGCGGAAAACTTCGGAACGACTTCCGCATGGGTAGGAAATATCATTAAGGAACAAGGTGAAATCAGTCCACGTCAAAAACGTTCCGCAATGACGCTCTCTCGCTTGAAAAAGAGCATCCTGGACGCGGCTCCCCCGTATCGCAGGGGTCAGCCAAACGAGGAAGTCTACGGCCTGCTCATGACCGCCGCCGATGCGGTGGAGCAGGCACGGACAATAGCAACAGGGAAGTCAACGTCAGATCGAAAGGAATGA
- a CDS encoding Mu-like prophage I protein-like produces MDLLNQDYTLELNRDATGKAPTEIELIPREGQIIGRDGRSWLNDQPRTIISYFDQNGVKLPIDLEHSTHQKAPNGDPAPAVGWILKLYQNPYGAVWGTVEWNNQGRELIESKIYRYISPVFTYDRSTMSIVKLVSAGLTNRPNLFLQALNRVDTSLPHYPFAANSVYSPPVPAPHTLSAQDTKICNMMGIDPHAYIQANADNLSRPPLVAANSYEPPSAHGLGREELKIIEKMGLDVHEYIAANASRATSYAPISVNSQRPGASMGLSNDELRVCKLTGVSPLDYLVTAAREQSTGLNRQNKNLEALEAQIAELMGIPLHDIQKRKDQVTKRGAAMDAVSEKLSDEEIEICWAMGISPSDYKKKKSEAILNQL; encoded by the coding sequence ATGGATTTACTGAATCAGGACTACACCCTGGAGCTAAACAGGGATGCAACAGGCAAGGCCCCCACCGAAATTGAACTGATACCGCGTGAAGGGCAGATAATAGGGCGGGACGGGCGAAGCTGGCTGAACGATCAGCCGCGTACAATCATCAGTTATTTTGACCAGAACGGCGTGAAATTGCCGATTGACTTGGAGCATTCGACACATCAAAAGGCCCCCAATGGCGACCCCGCCCCGGCTGTGGGCTGGATACTCAAACTCTACCAGAACCCCTACGGGGCAGTTTGGGGAACCGTCGAATGGAACAACCAAGGCCGGGAGCTGATCGAGTCCAAGATATACCGGTATATTTCCCCGGTATTCACCTATGACCGCTCCACAATGAGCATTGTCAAACTTGTCTCCGCCGGACTTACCAACCGGCCAAACCTTTTTCTTCAAGCGCTGAACAGGGTGGATACATCCTTGCCGCATTACCCCTTTGCCGCAAACAGCGTCTATTCTCCGCCGGTTCCTGCGCCCCATACTTTGTCCGCCCAAGACACGAAGATATGCAACATGATGGGAATCGACCCTCACGCCTATATTCAGGCGAACGCTGACAACCTGTCCCGGCCCCCTTTGGTGGCAGCGAACAGCTACGAGCCGCCATCGGCCCATGGATTGGGGAGAGAAGAGCTGAAAATCATCGAAAAAATGGGGCTCGATGTACATGAATACATCGCGGCAAACGCCAGCCGTGCAACAAGCTACGCGCCCATTTCGGTGAACAGCCAGCGGCCGGGCGCGTCCATGGGGTTGAGCAACGATGAACTGCGGGTGTGTAAATTAACCGGGGTGTCTCCCCTTGACTACTTGGTAACGGCGGCCCGTGAACAATCCACGGGACTGAATCGGCAAAACAAAAACCTTGAAGCACTTGAGGCCCAAATTGCCGAACTTATGGGCATTCCTTTGCATGATATTCAGAAAAGAAAAGACCAAGTGACCAAACGAGGGGCGGCTATGGACGCTGTAAGCGAAAAATTGTCTGATGAGGAAATAGAAATTTGTTGGGCGATGGGAATCTCTCCCTCCGATTACAAAAAAAAGAAAAGTGAAGCTATTTTAAACCAGTTGTGA